One window of Streptococcus suis genomic DNA carries:
- a CDS encoding acyl-CoA dehydrogenase family protein translates to MSVKELARELYPEDLFGYAEKLTEGELKVLKHLRQELEARVRPVLIDSYEKALLPREEILGAFAAAKIMTHPDLFVGREGSWKAGELYNAFLYLEMARFDPSVATFYTVHGGLGYNTILIGGSQEQIERFGTPVRNFEAQTCFGLTEPDHGSDIAGGLATTAERKGDVWVLNGEKRWIGGAKTADFIPIFARDVETKKIKCFMVKQGSPGLSVENVEHKISLRIVNNGHITLKDVEVPEADRLVNINGYGDVAKIFVRTRADVAYIAMGTAAGAFNAALRLTTTREQFGRKLGGFQLVQEKLARMQANVQAAIAYSARIAEIQESGTEEMLNSSLAKLHNSLRMRETVALAREVCGGNGITYETEVARFFTDAEAIYTYEGTHEINAMIVARELTGIGAFV, encoded by the coding sequence ATGTCAGTTAAAGAATTAGCTAGAGAGTTGTACCCAGAAGATTTGTTCGGTTATGCCGAAAAATTGACGGAGGGTGAACTGAAAGTCTTGAAACACTTGCGCCAAGAATTAGAAGCACGTGTTCGTCCAGTCTTGATTGACAGCTATGAAAAAGCCCTGCTTCCACGTGAAGAAATCCTGGGAGCATTTGCAGCAGCCAAAATTATGACTCACCCAGATTTATTCGTTGGTCGCGAAGGATCTTGGAAGGCTGGTGAGCTTTACAACGCCTTCCTCTACCTGGAAATGGCTCGCTTCGATCCGTCTGTTGCAACCTTCTACACAGTGCATGGCGGACTTGGTTACAATACGATTCTCATTGGTGGTAGCCAGGAGCAGATTGAGCGCTTTGGTACACCAGTTCGTAATTTTGAAGCACAGACCTGTTTCGGTTTGACAGAGCCTGACCATGGTTCTGACATTGCAGGTGGTCTTGCAACAACAGCTGAGCGCAAGGGTGATGTCTGGGTATTGAACGGCGAAAAACGCTGGATTGGTGGTGCTAAGACAGCAGACTTTATTCCAATCTTTGCCCGCGATGTGGAAACCAAGAAAATCAAATGTTTCATGGTGAAACAAGGTAGCCCAGGTCTTTCTGTGGAAAACGTGGAGCACAAGATTTCCCTCCGTATCGTAAACAATGGTCACATTACACTCAAAGATGTGGAAGTTCCTGAAGCAGACCGTCTTGTCAATATCAACGGCTATGGTGATGTAGCGAAAATCTTCGTTCGCACACGCGCAGACGTTGCTTACATTGCCATGGGTACAGCGGCTGGTGCCTTCAATGCAGCCCTTCGCTTGACCACAACTCGTGAACAATTCGGCCGCAAACTCGGTGGCTTCCAATTGGTACAGGAAAAATTGGCTCGTATGCAGGCAAATGTGCAGGCAGCCATTGCTTACTCCGCACGCATTGCCGAAATCCAAGAATCTGGCACAGAAGAAATGCTCAACTCTTCACTGGCTAAGCTCCACAACTCTCTCCGCATGAGAGAAACAGTAGCCCTGGCTCGTGAAGTCTGCGGCGGTAACGGTATTACCTACGAAACAGAAGTTGCTCGCTTCTTCACAGATGCGGAAGCTATTTACACCTATGAAGGAACACACGAAATCAATGCCATGATTGTGGCGCGTGAATTGACTGGAATCGGTGCCTTCGTCTAA
- a CDS encoding nitronate monooxygenase family protein, with the protein MNRVTELLGIQYPVFQGAMAQISRHQLVSAVSNAGGLGILASGGMTADEVREEIRKTKALTDKPFAVNLMLMMDNVAEIVEVLIEEGVKVVTTGAGTPKPYMPRLKEAGIKVVPVIPSVKLALKMQELGCDAVVAEGMEAGGHIGETASMPLTRQVAAALDIPVICAGGVADGHGVVAAFALGAEGVQMGTVFLAAEECPIPDSYKQAVLDAVDTSTVVTGRKFKAPVRCIRNAMTDKYLEIEAQATSRHDLEEITMGALAKAVKDGDAENGSLMAGQIAGLVNDIKPAKAIIETIFTEAEHVLKKLHL; encoded by the coding sequence ATGAATCGTGTTACAGAATTGTTGGGTATCCAGTATCCCGTTTTCCAAGGAGCCATGGCTCAAATTTCTCGTCACCAATTGGTCAGCGCTGTCTCAAACGCTGGCGGTCTGGGTATTCTTGCTTCAGGCGGCATGACGGCAGATGAGGTCCGAGAGGAAATTCGGAAGACCAAGGCCCTGACGGATAAGCCGTTTGCGGTCAATCTGATGTTGATGATGGACAATGTGGCAGAGATTGTGGAAGTCCTGATTGAAGAAGGGGTTAAGGTCGTGACCACAGGTGCAGGTACGCCGAAACCCTATATGCCTCGTCTCAAGGAAGCTGGTATCAAGGTAGTCCCAGTTATTCCAAGTGTCAAGCTGGCCCTCAAAATGCAGGAATTGGGCTGTGATGCTGTAGTGGCTGAAGGGATGGAAGCTGGTGGTCACATCGGCGAAACGGCCTCCATGCCCCTGACGAGACAGGTGGCTGCTGCTCTAGATATTCCTGTGATTTGTGCAGGTGGTGTGGCAGATGGCCATGGTGTGGTCGCAGCCTTTGCCCTGGGAGCAGAAGGGGTGCAGATGGGGACCGTATTCCTCGCGGCAGAAGAATGCCCGATACCAGATAGCTACAAGCAGGCTGTGCTGGATGCGGTAGACACCTCAACTGTCGTGACTGGTCGCAAATTTAAGGCGCCGGTGCGCTGTATCCGCAATGCTATGACAGACAAATATCTGGAAATCGAGGCTCAGGCTACTTCCCGTCATGATCTGGAAGAAATCACCATGGGGGCTCTTGCCAAGGCGGTCAAGGATGGAGATGCTGAAAACGGCTCTCTCATGGCTGGACAAATTGCTGGTCTGGTCAATGACATCAAGCCTGCCAAGGCCATTATCGAGACAATCTTTACAGAAGCAGAGCATGTCTTGAAGAAACTCCACCTCTAA
- a CDS encoding MaoC family dehydratase, with the protein MTKVFEIGQTGQFAKTITETDVILFAGISGDLNPAHVNEVEASQGMFKKRIAHGMLGASLISTVLGMYLPGPGTIYLGQELKFLKPVGIGDTLTATATITAIDDKGWLTLETIVTNQDGVKVIAGQANVIPPK; encoded by the coding sequence ATGACAAAAGTATTTGAAATTGGGCAGACGGGTCAGTTTGCTAAGACCATTACAGAGACAGATGTGATCCTTTTTGCAGGGATTTCAGGTGATTTGAATCCTGCCCATGTCAACGAAGTTGAGGCTTCACAGGGCATGTTCAAGAAGCGGATTGCCCACGGCATGTTGGGTGCTTCCTTGATTTCAACCGTATTGGGCATGTATCTGCCTGGTCCTGGCACCATCTATCTGGGACAGGAGTTGAAATTCCTCAAACCCGTTGGAATCGGGGATACCTTGACTGCGACTGCAACCATTACAGCCATTGATGACAAGGGCTGGTTGACCTTGGAGACTATCGTGACCAATCAGGATGGTGTCAAGGTCATAGCTGGTCAGGCCAATGTTATCCCGCCAAAATAG
- a CDS encoding alpha/beta hydrolase, protein MKSYPIHYHTLKNGERLAYSRTGTTGPALILLHGNLSSSVHFYQLAEALEGDFQLILPDMRGFGHSSYQQPVHSLQELALDLVELMDVLTIPSYAILGWSTGGGVALEMAALKPQAVEQVFLLASIGIQGYLSPSGINRPQLGLLPLLIQTNRAMAKWNPVLQKVELALQNRDQRILKKIMDPLYQLYPISEQDYQAYMDAMCQQQNYSDIFINLFTFNMTNRTNGLVAGTNRIQDVTCPVIIIHGDKDKVVRMDSALLTYQTLKQQAQLYVMDAGHSIQTDQPNQLADILRKHLL, encoded by the coding sequence ATGAAATCATATCCTATCCACTACCATACACTGAAAAATGGCGAGCGCCTAGCCTATTCAAGAACTGGCACTACTGGCCCAGCCTTGATTCTCCTGCATGGCAACCTGAGTTCGTCGGTTCATTTCTACCAGCTGGCAGAGGCTCTGGAAGGAGACTTTCAGCTAATTCTTCCAGACATGCGTGGCTTCGGGCATTCCAGCTACCAGCAGCCTGTCCATTCCCTGCAGGAATTGGCTCTGGACTTGGTGGAGCTCATGGATGTGCTGACAATCCCTAGCTATGCTATCCTTGGTTGGTCCACAGGCGGTGGGGTTGCCTTGGAAATGGCTGCGCTAAAACCACAAGCCGTTGAGCAGGTATTTCTCCTCGCCTCCATCGGCATACAGGGCTACCTGTCTCCTAGCGGTATCAATCGACCTCAATTAGGCCTGCTGCCGCTCCTCATCCAGACCAATCGGGCCATGGCCAAGTGGAATCCCGTCCTGCAGAAGGTCGAGTTGGCCTTACAAAACCGTGACCAGCGTATCCTCAAGAAAATAATGGACCCACTCTACCAACTCTACCCGATTTCTGAGCAGGATTACCAGGCCTATATGGATGCCATGTGCCAGCAGCAAAACTACTCTGACATCTTTATCAACCTCTTCACCTTCAATATGACCAATCGGACAAACGGCTTGGTCGCCGGAACCAACCGGATTCAAGATGTCACCTGTCCGGTCATCATTATCCACGGGGACAAGGACAAGGTTGTTCGTATGGACTCTGCTCTTCTGACCTATCAGACCTTGAAGCAACAGGCCCAGCTCTATGTCATGGATGCTGGTCACTCTATCCAGACAGACCAACCTAATCAGCTAGCAGACATTCTAAGAAAACATCTCCTCTAA
- the phaC gene encoding class III poly(R)-hydroxyalkanoic acid synthase subunit PhaC gives MFEELFTIPKKNIQDALESQQRLIKGIETLTKLERPKGGVSEKEVIYAEDKLVLYHFKPKVKRPLKTPTLISYALVNKYYMLDLQEGNSFVEDMLNAGADLYVIDWGYPTKDDMYITMEDYIQGYMRNCVEAVLDHSGADKINFFGICQGANFATIFTALNPDLVKNLVTVVAPIDFSPCDKLLFQWGKYMDADSMVEAYGNLSGEVMNNGFLLLSPIKLTTNKYLDLIDKLDNEKAMTNFLALESWIFDSPAQAGATIRQFTNDMYHDNKLVKGELKIGDETVNLKNIKQPLLNIIANRDDQVPTLASEPLPKLVGSKDTETVYYDSGHIGLFVSKRSRQQVIPKLMDFYKTHDE, from the coding sequence ATGTTTGAGGAATTATTTACCATACCGAAGAAAAATATCCAGGATGCCCTGGAATCCCAACAACGCTTGATTAAGGGCATTGAAACCTTGACCAAGCTGGAACGACCAAAAGGTGGCGTATCGGAAAAAGAAGTCATCTACGCAGAGGATAAGTTGGTCCTCTATCATTTCAAACCAAAAGTAAAACGACCGCTCAAGACGCCTACCCTGATTTCTTATGCCCTGGTCAATAAATACTACATGCTAGACCTGCAGGAGGGCAATAGCTTTGTGGAAGATATGCTCAATGCGGGGGCGGATCTCTATGTCATCGACTGGGGTTATCCGACCAAGGATGACATGTATATCACCATGGAAGACTATATCCAGGGCTATATGCGCAACTGTGTGGAGGCTGTTTTGGACCATTCTGGTGCCGATAAAATCAACTTTTTCGGTATTTGCCAGGGAGCCAATTTTGCGACTATCTTTACAGCCCTCAATCCTGACTTGGTCAAGAATCTGGTGACTGTTGTGGCGCCGATTGATTTCTCTCCGTGTGATAAGTTGCTCTTCCAATGGGGCAAATATATGGATGCAGACAGTATGGTCGAAGCCTATGGCAACCTGTCTGGAGAAGTCATGAACAACGGTTTCTTGCTCTTATCGCCTATCAAATTAACCACCAATAAATATTTGGATTTGATTGATAAATTGGACAATGAAAAAGCCATGACCAATTTCTTGGCCCTGGAAAGCTGGATTTTTGACAGCCCTGCCCAGGCTGGAGCGACCATTCGTCAGTTTACCAATGACATGTACCATGATAATAAGCTGGTCAAGGGCGAGCTCAAAATCGGCGATGAAACGGTCAATCTCAAGAATATCAAGCAGCCTTTGCTCAATATCATTGCCAATCGGGATGACCAAGTGCCGACTCTGGCTTCTGAACCATTACCGAAATTAGTTGGCTCAAAAGATACGGAGACTGTCTATTATGATTCCGGCCATATCGGCCTCTTTGTCAGCAAGCGGTCCCGCCAACAAGTAATACCAAAACTCATGGATTTCTATAAAACCCATGATGAGTAA
- a CDS encoding DNA/RNA non-specific endonuclease, giving the protein MKRRIFRLILGILTVIFFFGNGPATLANQVDYQGLQLLPFTGQKQLVLGEFDHFRRATFAHIQLQDKDEPKKQREPRIKYNPVGWHNYKLTYNKDGKKAYLFNRGHLIGYQFSGLTDQGENLVPLTAWTNSGHYKGTKDTNIEGMLFYENRLDSWLATHPNYWLDYRVTPIYRGGELVPRQIELQYVGIDQAGNLLEIRLGSEKEIVDTYGITRVVLENYSKNAEIDYLTGTAKPSLVPTETASSSTTASASSQQATNPSTEASQELAPVVYIARNGKADVYWYSKDNMPKNTNWSKVISMSEQEAKDLGKRHTSKEE; this is encoded by the coding sequence ATGAAACGGCGTATTTTTCGGCTCATCCTTGGCATTCTGACGGTGATTTTCTTTTTCGGCAATGGGCCTGCAACCCTGGCCAATCAAGTGGATTACCAGGGTTTGCAATTACTGCCTTTTACAGGTCAGAAGCAGTTGGTTCTTGGAGAATTTGACCATTTCAGGCGTGCGACATTTGCCCATATTCAATTGCAGGATAAGGATGAACCCAAGAAGCAGCGGGAGCCTCGGATAAAATACAATCCTGTAGGCTGGCACAATTACAAACTGACCTATAACAAGGATGGGAAGAAGGCCTATCTCTTCAATCGTGGCCACCTAATCGGCTACCAGTTCAGCGGCTTGACCGACCAGGGTGAAAATTTGGTTCCTCTGACTGCCTGGACCAATAGTGGTCATTACAAAGGGACCAAGGACACCAACATTGAAGGCATGCTTTTTTATGAAAATCGGCTGGATTCTTGGCTGGCAACCCATCCTAACTATTGGTTGGATTATCGGGTAACTCCGATTTATAGAGGCGGTGAATTGGTGCCACGCCAGATTGAGCTCCAATACGTAGGTATCGATCAGGCTGGGAATCTATTGGAGATTCGGCTGGGTAGTGAAAAAGAGATAGTCGATACCTATGGTATTACGCGGGTCGTTTTGGAGAATTATTCTAAAAATGCGGAGATTGACTACTTGACGGGGACAGCCAAGCCTAGTCTGGTACCAACTGAAACGGCAAGTAGCTCGACGACAGCATCTGCATCTAGCCAGCAAGCGACTAATCCAAGCACGGAAGCAAGTCAGGAATTGGCTCCGGTCGTCTATATTGCCCGTAATGGAAAGGCGGATGTTTATTGGTATTCCAAGGATAATATGCCTAAGAATACCAATTGGTCAAAAGTGATTAGCATGTCGGAGCAAGAAGCTAAGGACCTTGGCAAGCGACATACGAGTAAGGAAGAATGA
- a CDS encoding DNA internalization-related competence protein ComEC/Rec2, whose amino-acid sequence MSRFKLPCQPIHLAFLVVSLYFLVHRFSLLAIGLLSFLLVVFCLQQGQKALVRLLALLGLCGLFFGFQLYQWTRADQSAPEQVTTLLVIPDTIDINGDSLSFRGRADGRVYQAFYKLTSQEEQEAFQNLSDLVDLTVETEVSRPAGQRNFNGFDYAAYLRTQGIYRTVKVVAIHKVDKVVSWYPLDWLSSLRRKALVYVKTNFPAPMSHYMTGLLFGELDSDFDQMSELYSSLGIIHLFALSGMQVGFFVDKFRWILLRLGLTKETVDKVQIPFSLVYAGLTGWSVSVVRSLVQKILGNLGLRKLDNFAVTVFVCLLIMPRFLLTAGGVLTFTYAFLLTVFDFEDLGWFKKIAVESLAISAGILPILIGYFYSFQPLSILLTFAFSFVFDVLLLPGLSLIFLLSPLVKITWVNGFFVLLEKIIVWVADLGLRPWIFGKPSPLVLLVLLVGLFLLYDFHRRKKWLIGLSMVLALLFFMTKHPLENEVTMVDVGQGDSLFLRDWRGRTVLIDVGGRVDFAAKEAWQERSRKANAEQTLIPYLHSRGVGRIDSLVLTHTDADHVGDLLAVAKAVEIGTIYVSPGSVTDADFVEKLRAVNAPVRVVQVGDRLPIFDSHLEVLYPKLVGDGGNDDSIVLYGRLLQANFLFTGDLEQSELELVETYPTLPVDVLKAGHHGSKGSSYPEFLDHIKAKIALVSAGENNRYKHPHQETLERFAHEKMHVYRTDQQGAVRFRGWQQWRIETVK is encoded by the coding sequence TTCGGATTTCAGTTGTATCAATGGACCAGGGCAGACCAGTCAGCCCCTGAGCAAGTGACGACCCTACTGGTCATTCCAGATACCATTGACATCAATGGAGACAGCCTGTCCTTTCGCGGTCGGGCTGACGGGCGAGTTTACCAAGCCTTCTACAAATTGACCAGCCAAGAGGAGCAGGAGGCTTTTCAAAATCTGTCGGACCTGGTTGACCTGACGGTAGAGACTGAGGTGAGCCGGCCAGCCGGTCAGCGTAATTTCAATGGTTTTGATTATGCTGCCTATTTGCGGACCCAGGGCATTTATCGGACGGTCAAGGTTGTGGCTATTCATAAGGTTGACAAGGTTGTGAGCTGGTATCCTCTGGACTGGCTATCTAGCCTGCGAAGAAAGGCTCTGGTCTATGTGAAAACCAATTTCCCTGCTCCCATGAGCCATTATATGACGGGGCTTTTGTTTGGGGAGTTGGATAGCGATTTTGACCAGATGAGTGAGCTCTATTCCAGTCTGGGCATTATCCACCTCTTTGCCCTGTCTGGTATGCAGGTTGGCTTTTTTGTGGACAAGTTTCGTTGGATTCTCCTGCGGCTGGGTCTGACCAAGGAGACGGTGGACAAGGTTCAAATTCCCTTTTCACTTGTTTATGCTGGTCTGACAGGCTGGTCGGTTTCTGTCGTCCGGTCTTTAGTACAGAAAATTCTGGGCAATCTGGGGTTGCGGAAGTTGGATAACTTTGCGGTGACGGTCTTTGTTTGCCTGCTCATTATGCCACGCTTTTTGCTGACAGCAGGCGGTGTCCTGACCTTTACCTACGCTTTCTTGCTGACAGTTTTTGACTTCGAGGACTTGGGCTGGTTTAAGAAAATTGCGGTGGAAAGTTTGGCTATTTCGGCTGGGATTTTACCTATTCTAATCGGCTATTTTTATTCTTTCCAGCCCCTGTCCATTCTGCTGACCTTTGCTTTTTCCTTTGTATTCGATGTCTTGCTCCTACCAGGTCTGTCCTTGATTTTCCTGCTATCGCCCTTGGTCAAAATTACTTGGGTCAATGGATTTTTTGTCCTCTTGGAGAAAATTATTGTCTGGGTGGCGGATTTGGGGTTGCGTCCGTGGATTTTTGGCAAGCCATCACCTCTGGTCTTGCTGGTTTTGCTGGTCGGTCTTTTCTTGCTCTATGATTTTCACAGGCGGAAAAAATGGCTGATTGGTCTCAGCATGGTCCTCGCTCTGCTATTTTTCATGACAAAACATCCCCTGGAAAACGAGGTGACCATGGTGGACGTGGGGCAGGGAGATAGCCTTTTCCTGCGGGATTGGCGGGGGCGGACGGTGCTCATTGATGTGGGTGGGCGCGTGGATTTTGCAGCCAAGGAGGCCTGGCAGGAGCGGTCGCGCAAGGCCAATGCAGAGCAGACCTTGATTCCTTACCTTCATAGTCGAGGTGTGGGCAGGATTGACAGTTTGGTCTTGACCCATACCGATGCAGACCATGTGGGCGACCTCTTGGCTGTAGCCAAGGCTGTGGAGATTGGAACTATCTATGTGTCGCCGGGAAGTGTGACCGATGCGGACTTTGTGGAGAAGTTGAGGGCGGTCAATGCGCCTGTCAGAGTGGTGCAGGTTGGAGATAGATTGCCGATTTTTGATTCTCATCTGGAGGTGCTTTATCCCAAGCTCGTAGGTGACGGTGGCAATGATGATTCTATCGTGCTTTACGGCAGGCTCTTGCAGGCCAATTTCCTCTTTACGGGGGATTTGGAGCAGAGTGAGCTGGAGCTGGTGGAGACCTATCCCACTCTGCCGGTCGATGTCTTAAAAGCGGGGCATCATGGGTCCAAAGGCTCCTCTTATCCTGAATTTTTGGACCATATCAAGGCCAAGATTGCCCTGGTATCGGCTGGGGAAAATAACCGCTACAAGCACCCTCATCAAGAAACCTTGGAACGATTTGCACATGAAAAAATGCATGTTTATCGGACGGACCAGCAGGGAGCAGTACGGTTTAGGGGCTGGCAGCAGTGGCGGATTGAAACGGTGAAATAA